A DNA window from Arachis duranensis cultivar V14167 chromosome 3, aradu.V14167.gnm2.J7QH, whole genome shotgun sequence contains the following coding sequences:
- the LOC107479977 gene encoding serine racemase, translating to MEGERQIEKGKYAADISSIKEAHDRIKPFILKTPVMSSTSLNALSGRHLYFKCECFQKGGAFKFRGACNAVFSLDDEDASKGVVTHSSGNHAAALALAAKLRGIPAYIVIPKNAPTCKVENVKRYGGQVVWSEASVQSREEIANKVWQETGAIFVHPYNDGRILSGQGTISLELLEQVPQIDTLVVPISGGGLISGIALAAKSINPAIRIFAIADGLRAFLGDFTWPVVRDLVEEVITVEDSEILKAMKLCFEILKVVVEPSGAIGLAAVLSDTFQKNLAWKDCKHIGIVVSGGNVDLGILWNSLNK from the exons TAAAGGAAGCACATGACAGAATCAAACCATTTATTCTCAAGACTCCAGTTATGTCCTCCACCTCTCTCAATGCCTTATCGGGAAGGCACCTCTACTTTAAATGCGAATGTTTCCAGAAGGG TGGAGCCTTTAAATTTCGAGGTGCCTGCAATGCTGTTTTCTCGCTAGACGATGAAGATGCTTCTAAGGGAGTTGTAACACACAGCAG TGGAAACCATGCTGCAGCGTTGGCTTTGGCCGCGAAGCTACGGGGAATCCCTGCATATATTGTTATTCCGAAAAATGCTCCAACCTGCAAGGTTGAGAATGTAAAGAGATATGGGGGTCAAGTTGTCTGGTCTGAGGCTTCTGTGCAATCAAGGGAGGAAATTGCAAACAAAGTGTGGCAAGAAACTGGTGCTATCTTTGTTCATCCCTATAACGATGGCCGCATATTGAG TGGTCAGGGTACCATATCCTTGGAGCTTCTGGAACAAGTTCCACAAATAGATACTCTTGTAGTTCCCATAAGTG GTGGTGGTTTGATATCAGGAATAGCATTGGCTGCCAAGTCTATCAATCCTGCTATTCGTATTTTTGCTATAGCTGATGGCCTTCGAGCATTTCTTGGGGATTTCACATG GCCTGTAGTGCGAGATCTTGTCGAGGAAGTTATAACTGTGGAAGACAGTGAAATACTCAAAGCCATGAAACTTTGTTTTGAAATTCTTAAGGTTGTTGTTGAACCAAGTGGTGCAATTGGTCTTGCTGCTGTCCTATCTGATACTTTCCAGAAAAATCTTGCTTGGAAGGATTGCAAACATATCGGAATAGTAGTTTCAGGAGGGAATGTTGATCTGGGCATACTTTGGAATTCTCTGAACAAATGA
- the LOC107479976 gene encoding actin-depolymerizing factor 7 isoform X1, translated as MANAASGMAVEDECKFRFLELKAKRIYRYIVFKIDGQQVVVEKLGGAGDSYDDFMASLPADECRYAVYDFDFTTDENCQKSKIFFIAWSPDSSKVRMKMVYASSKDRFKRELDGIQVELQATDPSEMSLDIVKARAI; from the exons Atg GCAAATGCAGCGTCTGGAATGGCTGTGGAGGATGAGTGCAAATTCAGGTTCCTGGAGCTTAAAGCAAAGAGGATCTACCGTTACATTGTGTTCAAAATTGACGGACAGCAGGTGGTGGTCGAGAAATTAGGGGGTGCTGGCGACAGTTATGATGACTTTATGGCCAGCCTGCCGGCTGATGAGTGCCGTTATGCTGTCtatgattttgatttcacaACCGATGAGAATTGCCAGAAAAGCAAGATCTTCTTCATTGCATG GTCCCCAGATAGCTCAAAGGTGAGGATGAAGATGGTGTATGCTAGCTCCAAAGATAGATTCAAGAGGGAATTGGACGGTATACAAGTGGAATTGCAGGCAACCGATCCAAGCGAGATGAGCTTGGACATTGTGAAAGCTCGAGCCATCTAA
- the LOC107479976 gene encoding actin-depolymerizing factor 7 isoform X2: MANAASGMAVEDECKFRFLELKAKRIYRYIVFKIDGQQVVVEKLGGAGDSYDDFMASLPADECRYAVYDFDFTTDENCQKSKIFFIAWSPDSSKVRMKMVYASSKDRFKRELDGIQVELQATDPSEMSLDIVKARAI; this comes from the exons ATG GCAAATGCAGCGTCTGGAATGGCTGTGGAGGATGAGTGCAAATTCAGGTTCCTGGAGCTTAAAGCAAAGAGGATCTACCGTTACATTGTGTTCAAAATTGACGGACAGCAGGTGGTGGTCGAGAAATTAGGGGGTGCTGGCGACAGTTATGATGACTTTATGGCCAGCCTGCCGGCTGATGAGTGCCGTTATGCTGTCtatgattttgatttcacaACCGATGAGAATTGCCAGAAAAGCAAGATCTTCTTCATTGCATG GTCCCCAGATAGCTCAAAGGTGAGGATGAAGATGGTGTATGCTAGCTCCAAAGATAGATTCAAGAGGGAATTGGACGGTATACAAGTGGAATTGCAGGCAACCGATCCAAGCGAGATGAGCTTGGACATTGTGAAAGCTCGAGCCATCTAA